A part of Nocardioides sp. WS12 genomic DNA contains:
- a CDS encoding ubiquitin-like protein Pup: MAQEQKQPRKSEDAEETTEVAAESDVAERKDAMDDDVDAILDEIDEVLESNAEDFVKSFIQKGGE; the protein is encoded by the coding sequence ATGGCCCAGGAGCAGAAGCAACCGCGCAAGTCGGAAGACGCCGAAGAGACCACTGAGGTCGCTGCGGAGTCCGATGTTGCCGAGCGCAAGGACGCGATGGACGACGACGTCGACGCGATCCTCGACGAGATCGACGAGGTCCTCGAATCCAACGCCGAGGACTTCGTGAAGTCGTTCATCCAGAAGGGCGGGGAGTAA
- the dop gene encoding depupylase/deamidase Dop, giving the protein MSVRRVMGTEIEYGISVQGQPTANPMVASSQIVNAYASATVRARRARWDFEEESPLRDARGFDMARQIADPSQLTDEDLGLANVILTNGARLYVDHAHPEYSTPEVITPLDIVRWDKAGEQVMLDAARLAHQLPGSPTIALYKNNTDNKGASYGAHENYLMRRSTPFADIVRHLTPFFVSRQVFCGAGRVGIGQDGRGTGFQISQRADFFEVEVGLETTLKRPIINTRDEPHADPEKYRRLHVIIGDANLSEIATYLKVGTTSLVLAMIEDRFITRDLTVRTPVSALRAVSHDPALAHQVTLADGRTLTGIQLQLEYLDLAKKYVEDRYGADADAQTVDVLARWEDVLNRLETDPMSLSDQLDWVAKLKLIEQYRSRDGLDWDDAKLQLIDLQYSDIRPDKGLYHRLVKAGRIQRLLTDAEVDAAMTNPPEETRAYFRGRCLEKYAPDIAAASWDSVIFDLPGRESLQRVPTIDPLRGSKAHVGELIDKCETAEALVRALSR; this is encoded by the coding sequence ATGAGCGTACGTCGGGTGATGGGCACCGAGATCGAGTACGGCATCTCGGTACAGGGACAGCCGACGGCCAACCCCATGGTCGCCTCGTCCCAGATCGTGAACGCCTATGCCTCGGCAACGGTGCGGGCCAGGCGCGCCCGGTGGGACTTCGAGGAGGAGTCGCCGCTGCGTGACGCCCGCGGGTTCGACATGGCGCGCCAGATCGCCGACCCCTCCCAGCTCACCGACGAGGACCTCGGCCTCGCCAACGTGATCCTGACCAACGGTGCGCGGTTGTACGTCGACCACGCCCACCCCGAGTACTCCACGCCCGAGGTGATCACCCCGCTCGACATCGTGCGCTGGGACAAGGCGGGGGAGCAGGTCATGCTCGACGCCGCCCGCCTGGCCCACCAGTTGCCGGGCAGTCCGACGATCGCGCTCTACAAGAACAACACCGACAACAAGGGGGCGTCGTACGGCGCCCACGAGAACTACCTGATGCGGCGCTCGACGCCGTTCGCCGACATCGTCCGGCACCTCACGCCGTTCTTCGTCAGCCGCCAGGTGTTCTGCGGCGCCGGGCGCGTGGGCATCGGCCAGGACGGCCGCGGCACCGGGTTCCAGATCAGCCAGCGCGCCGACTTCTTCGAGGTCGAGGTCGGCCTCGAGACCACCCTGAAGCGCCCGATCATCAACACCCGCGACGAGCCGCACGCCGACCCGGAGAAGTACCGCCGGCTCCACGTCATCATCGGCGACGCGAACCTGTCCGAGATCGCGACCTACCTCAAGGTCGGCACCACGTCGCTGGTCCTGGCCATGATCGAGGACCGCTTCATCACCCGTGACCTCACCGTCCGGACGCCGGTCTCCGCCCTGCGCGCCGTCTCCCACGACCCGGCTCTGGCCCACCAGGTCACGCTGGCCGACGGCCGCACCCTGACCGGCATCCAGCTCCAGCTGGAGTACCTCGACCTCGCCAAGAAGTACGTCGAGGACCGCTACGGCGCGGACGCCGACGCGCAGACCGTCGACGTCCTCGCCCGCTGGGAGGACGTGCTGAACCGGCTCGAAACGGACCCGATGTCGCTGTCCGACCAACTCGACTGGGTCGCCAAGTTGAAACTGATCGAGCAGTACCGCTCCCGCGACGGCCTCGACTGGGACGACGCGAAGCTCCAGTTGATCGATCTCCAGTACTCCGACATCCGTCCGGACAAGGGTCTGTACCACCGTCTCGTGAAAGCCGGTCGGATCCAGCGGCTGCTCACCGATGCCGAGGTGGACGCAGCCATGACGAACCCGCCCGAGGAGACGCGTGCCTACTTCCGGGGCCGGTGCCTGGAGAAGTACGCGCCCGACATCGCTGCCGCTTCGTGGGATTCGGTCATCTTCGACCTGCCTGGCCGGGAGTCGCTGCAGCGCGTTCCAACCATCGATCCGCTCCGCGGCAGCAAGGCACATGTCGGTGAACTGATCGACAAGTGTGAAACAGCAGAGGCATTGGTCCGCGCACTCAGCCGGTAA
- the prcB gene encoding proteasome subunit beta, with translation MTGDARIPAAFLRPGTSSFSDFIGVNAPDLLPARRSLPAGTAADLAPHGTTIVAATFPGGVVMAGDRRATMGNVIAQRDIQKVFPADEYSVVGIAGTAGLAVEMVRLFQVELEHYEKIEGTVLSLDGKANRLSALIRANLGMAMQGLAVVPMFAGFDLDSEVGRIFGYDVTGGRHEEASFFTVGSGSLFARGALKKLYREDLSQDDTVRVCLQALYDAADDDSATGGPDMARRIFPIVWVVTAEGAAELTQEDIGALADEVVAARFTRPDGPLAPLPGGDGAGNQGQEA, from the coding sequence ATGACTGGTGACGCACGGATTCCGGCTGCCTTCCTGCGCCCCGGGACCTCCTCCTTCAGCGACTTCATCGGCGTGAACGCGCCGGACCTGCTGCCTGCGCGACGCTCCTTGCCAGCCGGTACGGCGGCGGACCTCGCCCCGCACGGCACGACCATCGTCGCCGCGACCTTCCCCGGTGGCGTCGTCATGGCTGGTGACCGTCGCGCCACGATGGGCAACGTCATCGCGCAGCGCGACATCCAGAAGGTCTTCCCTGCGGACGAGTACTCCGTCGTCGGCATCGCCGGCACCGCCGGGCTGGCCGTCGAGATGGTCCGGCTCTTCCAGGTCGAACTCGAGCACTACGAGAAGATCGAGGGCACGGTCCTCTCCCTCGACGGCAAGGCCAACCGGCTCTCCGCGCTGATCCGCGCCAACCTCGGGATGGCCATGCAGGGCCTGGCCGTCGTCCCCATGTTCGCGGGCTTCGACCTCGACAGTGAGGTCGGCCGGATTTTCGGCTACGACGTCACCGGCGGGCGCCACGAGGAAGCCTCGTTCTTCACCGTCGGCTCCGGTTCACTGTTCGCCCGCGGTGCGCTCAAGAAGCTCTATCGCGAGGACCTCAGCCAGGACGACACGGTCCGCGTCTGCCTCCAGGCCCTGTACGACGCCGCGGACGACGACTCCGCCACGGGTGGGCCGGACATGGCGCGCCGGATCTTCCCGATCGTCTGGGTGGTGACCGCCGAGGGCGCCGCGGAACTCACGCAGGAGGACATCGGCGCACTGGCCGACGAGGTCGTCGCGGCCCGCTTCACCCGCCCCGACGGCCCGCTCGCCCCGCTGCCCGGCGGCGACGGAGCCGGCAACCAGGGACAGGAGGCCTGA